A window of Quercus robur chromosome 12, dhQueRobu3.1, whole genome shotgun sequence genomic DNA:
cccatctctcctttgcctcatccagtcttttcttcagtccattcactatgaccttgttcacggcctcgacctgcccatttccttgggggtaggcgGGAGTGGAGTATCGGTTAATGATCCAaaactcgcggcaatactccctaaagttctTGCTGTCGAATTGGAGACCGTTGTCCGAAATGAGTGTGTGTGGAGTTCCAAAGCGAgtaataatgttcttccagatgaatttctgggaaTCCatgtccctaatgttggccaaaggttcagcctccacccttttgtacttgtcgatcctatccctcaactgatgaacgttggcaactggtttaccagtaagagatttccttaagccatgctcggtggggagaccgcttttgaatgtgctgatagcaacattatcatggttATCATCTAATTCGTTATAtacctcccaatatctatccgaatatgctttcagggtctctccctcgtgcatggataaggacaatagcgaactgaggggtcgagggactctggtatttgtaataaagcgggagcagaaagcctaagtgagctgcttgtacgagcctatggaatttgtcttcaggctattgaaccacctcatcgccattggtcccaagctggatgggaagactttgcacatcagggcttcattttgcgagtagatagccattttttggttgaactgactaacgtgctctaccgggtctgctcggccATTATAGACGGCGAACGCTagttggttgaagcgtcgaggcagcttagccccttcgattctatacatgaagggtgaccttgaaaTCTGGTCTAGCGCCCTCTTCATAGCATCATTTCCCGAacccttgctggatgggctctcatacttccgtacaaGGCGTGGTTCtctttcgtaagaaaaggtttcacttgggggggtccttgacctccgtCGGTAACTCGCATCCTCCCCATTAGAGGACTCACCTGAGCTAGAGGGAGATCGTTTTCGCtgcacacgtcgtaacttcctcttcaggtcatctatctctcactgcatggcctgatgactatttcgcctctgggatacgtgactacctatctgggtgtgactctggctcgtctggatagtatgcacacttccctcacgattccctctgccgcctgggttggcagggttattttgcctctgggactcaaTGGGTTATGTCTGTTGGGAGTTAGCCTagtgaggattctcctggtgtggaccgagttctgccatgctcgaccgttgtgctagctgataccctagttcttcccacagacggcgccaattgtagggacacgattttcgTTAACCCGATCCTGGACgatcaggccctggcccaagaagtcccacacaatgaaatttgtagagtatgggctgaagAACTCGGTTCCAGTTGGCTCAGACGGTTCGTTGCATGTCCTTAGTGGATGTAGAGACGTAAATCAAGAAAATGGATGTGAAAGTGGAAGTTTTATTCATGGACATGCTTTCATACAATGACTTCTtgcctttctctctcctctcctccCCTTTTTTCTCCGTCCCCCTTTCTGGGGGACTCTTACATATGATATAGGCCCTCTTTTATCATCTGGGCCCTACACTTGTCGATCATCCAAACCTCCACTTGAGCATCTGTCCCTTCAGACGCCCTTACCAGTTCTTTAtgagttgcagtgaccaaggtaacactgttcaggggtcttctcttcattaatgcggccaggagagtagttgtggtgcatttaatgtggtggtaacAGCCTTTGCTAGGATATTTTgagccttctttctttttacgtgTTTGGAGTGAGGGCTACAGTAACTGGGATGCATCATTGATCTGGGCTTtggaatgtccgaggaggagttactcctcggacgtgtTTTCTTCGCCCCAGTTGGCTTGGGTAGGAATTATGGGCCgcgacgtctcctcggacagaatcgtcctcggacgagcccaaggcccagccaacttgttattctgggccggtccccacaataataataataataataataataataataaagtaaggCTTCTCACTTAGGGAAAAAAATCTTCTATTGGCCAATAGAATGTCTTGTATATTTGCCTTACGATGTAAAACTTTTAACTAAGGcccaaaaatttaataaataaaaattatttttaaatattatactCTTTTAGAATGTTCAACATTTTATTAATACGTTTcattatgtttggggtagtttaaGTCTTTAGgagagtaaaaaaatttaatcttcCAAAAGTTTACTCTTCCTTTCTCTcgctatcaaaataaaaattaaaattaatagtttTGAAGAGAAATTCATTATTAAAATACATTGTTcaataattgaaatccaatATTGCCAAGAGAGACCATGTCCATCTAAAATAAGATATTTATTCTAATACTAATTGTTTCgatatttttagaattaaaacttttaaaatactttttatgAATATATATGGAAATAGTCTAATTAATGTAtctcttataaaatattaagtaacaatatattttacatttgtGTCTAACCCCAAAATGCATTGAGTTGACCTTAGACTAGGCCCTATTTTTGTAGATTGTAAATTTATGCGAGATTTGAAAAGAAtctgtttaaaacttaattGAGATATTCAATAGAAATgacacaatttaaaatttacaagtttttaaaactttttatttaacaTCTAAAATACTCtatgcatataaaaaaaaattataaaaatgtaaCATGattaatatttcattattttggcATGATCGACTGATCGTAGTGGTATTAGTACAAAGAAACTAATTAAATCAAGTTTAAACTTGTTAAAGAAACAACAAATAtcaaattgatttctttttgtaAAGAAGTGTTCAATGAGTACCATAATTATAATACAATTCTTATCCTGGCTATGTAGTTTTTGTTTGTGAATTACCttttaaaccaaaacaaaaaacaaaaacaaaaacaaaaaaacaaaactaaacaaaactTAACAAGTGTTGAGCGACTTTGACGACGAAGGAAAGAAGACTGGTACGGAAGGCAAAGTTGCCACCGTAATCACTAAGGACAAACGAAAAAAAActaacctatcaaaaaaaaaaaaaaaaactaaaacagaaATTCAAACCTATGCTGACTTGGATTGGGCTCGGCAAAGCACGGGTCTGTCCCTATATCATTTTTTTCCGTGCGTGGCCCAATTGCTTCAGCTACAATTAGGTCCAATTGCAAGACATGTACGATAttgtagatttttatttttttatttttttgagatccGGTTATTGAACTATGCAATTACCATCTTATGTGAGATATAAAGTttgttaagggtttttttttttttttttttttgacacatAATTAGATGGTTCAACAATCCTATCTATTGCATCAAATCCAAATCCCAACCGGGGCACGACTTAAGGGATTGGGCCTGCCGTCGCACAAGATCAAGAGCTGCCAATGGATTTGTATAGCATGGAGGCACATGAAGTATTTAGCGgcaatgaaattttaaaatatgaaattcaaattaGCACATGCATCTTACTACCTACACCATATTATTAACCAAGTCCTTAGATATCCTGAACCAATAAGTGAGTCAAATGATATGGATGATGGAAGATAACAAGTTCCTCACGTgcctaaacttttatttttcactacTTACAATTTTCCACTTTAACTAAAAttgtttcaaaagaaaaaagaatagtaaaATTAATTTGAGCTGTTCAtaagaccaaaataaaaaattgagcaGTTCATTAGTCATCAGATCAATGGACCCTGATAATTAAGCAAGCAAATCATTGTTGTAATTAATCAGAAAAGCAAGTCTAGCTAATTGATGCTAGAACATCTGGTATCGAACTATATATAACAACTTTATCAAGATATTATTATACACTCATGGGGCTATATACTTATATATGCTTGCTATGTGCGATTCAAATATTTACATTGGCAGCCAGACATGCCCAAGGAAAAAGTGTATACTTAATAGACACCCCCATGCTACTATAAACTTTCAATTGCCTCTTCCCTTGGAAATTATTCATGCTTTCTTACTGGGAGTGATAGGAGTGGACTTTCTATGATATCCACCTTTACTCTCCATCCTCACTTTTGTAGAGACTCCATTTCTAGTTGATTTTGGTGATGATGCTGGCCATTGTCCACAAGTGATTGCCATGTCCTTATAATGTTGGAGGTTTTCAAGTGTTTCAACAACGCCTGGCATTTTTGGTCTGTCTTTGGGGTTCAAACTTATGCATTGCAATGCCAGAAGTGCCATTTCCTTTGCTCCCTTGACTGAATACTGACCTGCAAGTCTTGGGTCAATAATGCACCGCAATCTTCGTCTACTGGTCAAGTATGGCTTCGCCCAATCAACCAGGTTTTGCTCACTCTTTGGTCTTGTTTTGTCTAATGATCTTCTTCCTGTAAGTAGTTCAAGTAGCACCACCCCAAAGCTGTAAACGTCACTTTTTGTAGTTAAGTGCCCTgataaatattacaaaaatattgttaaaattataattaaatgattaaattcaacattttcaaATATCTTAAGCTTTTGcaacaattgataatttatcatgATATTATGATAAATGTCAACATTTCCTAAATTTTTAAGCTTTACAAATAATCTGTAATTTATCAAATAGAAACAACCAAATTGTTACAAGATTAGCCTTTATCATTGACAAGTCCACTAACTGTATGCCAGAAGCAGTACCTGTTGAGATATATTCTGGGGCAGCATACCCATAGGTACCCATCACTCTAGTGGTAACATGTGTGTTAGATCCTTCTGGTCCCATCTTAGCAAGCCCAAAATCTGACAATTTGGCTGTGAAATCCTAATAACATAGAGAAAAGCAGCATTATAATCAAATTAGCGGTTTGATTGTAGGGACTTTGTCAATCAACTTATCTGACTGAAGAAAAGGGAGATATATTGCTACACACAGAGTCTAGCAAGATGTTCGAAGTTTTGAAGTCGCGGTATATGACAGGCTGCTCAGCACCATGTAAAAAGGCAAGGCCTTTAGCTGCTCCTATTGCAATCTTCACTCTTGTGCCCCACGGCAATGATATTGATATCCCTTCAATCATAATTAATGACTTGTGAAATCAAATATTAATTGgagcaagaaatgaaaaatatttaggatGTCTCAAGCTGgctagattgatttttttaagaaaaatcacCTCTAACCTATTCATACGTATTTTAATCATATAAGACACATTAAGTTATCATAGGCAAGTTCCATATTAACTTTTTCCTAGTCCTATAATCTCATTCTCATTGAAGATAAAACAAACTTATGACTTCTATGAgggttttaattttaactttattaatcaaTCCCTCCAAAATCCAAGTGTTAGATAAGATAAGAGCTTAAGTTGGTGACAAAAATAGAACTCACTTTTGAACAAGTGATTCTCTAGGCTGCCACGAGGCATGAACTCGTACACAAGAAGTCTTTCTTCATCCTCGCAACAATACCCTATCAGTTTAACTAGATGTGGGTGCCTCAGCTGCCCCAGAAATATCACTTCAGCCTACATGGAAAAATATATGATTGTTAATCAATATGGCAGGGGCCAATTTTTTATGTGATGTATGggaaaatcaaacataaaatagAAGAAATCGTATATAATTGAAGAGAGagacaaaataaattatgctGTATGATATAGTCAAAATGATACGTTTGCACTTCTTAAGTCTTATTCAATTGAAAGCAGACCAGGAACTTTAGCAACACTCTCAGAAAAGAATGAGAAGTAGGTGACCTAATAACCCGAACcatatatgtattttgttttcttcattGTACATATATATTTGGTACAGCCTCATTAATAATTGGCCCATACGATTGAAAATGTTCCGGTACCAGCGCAATTTGCATCCTTCATCCATGGAAACATCATATTCTGTGGAAGGGCTGATTTGACTTCAGCTCTCTGGTTGTATAAACTAGACACAGTAGCATACCTAACAGGCTTTTGGCGTAGACTGTAGCATGTGCACACAGACTGTCTAACGAGGTTGGTCCAAGGAGGCCTAATATATTCTATGGAATATGGATCAATTTAAAACAATTTCATGCACttgtttgaaagaaaattataaaccTGAATAgatagattaaaagaaaaataattgtattataattttaattatattactaTATGTTCTTCTATCACGGGTAATCATTCAATAAACAATACTCCCTCTACTCTGACATAATATtatccactaattaaatttatgttaATATCTATCATTTACGTGAGAAGATGCAGTACCATGTTTCTTTACTCATaaagtatctaataattttctatGTATTACATGACATGCGTATGTGTAATGGACAAATAATTTTAGAACCAATATCTAATAAAATATAGGAGAATCATgctttgaaagaaaattttgatacacCAATCATATCATAGATGAACCGTGTcatcataaattatttttttgttattcacACAGAACAGAGCTACATCAGCAAAAAGAGAATATATGATTTCTATTTTCTCAAGCCAACCTACTTCTGGGAAATCTTCAAAAATGGAAAGTGTTTGATACAATAAGAATATTAATTATTGggtacaaaattaataaattataaatgaattTACTTACAAGCCATTCACGGTGTCCTTGAAGGCCTTCAATGTCCAAAAGCTTAACAGCAACTGCCTGAGCCTTCAAACCCTGTCTTAAGTTTTCATCAATATAACCCTTATGCACTGTTCCAAACCCACCTTCTCCTAATAAGAAGTTGCTTGAGAAGTTCTGAGTTATTGCACGTAGCTCACTTAGCTGAAAATCATGCAAGTCCGACCCAAAAGACAGTGCAAGATCTTCATTGATGCGTGTTGATGAAGAGCGACTAAGATCAGAGAAAGATAGTCTCCGAAATGAAGGTAATGGAGCAATGTCCTTAGAGAACTCTGACCTTGATGGCCTGCATCGGCTGAAGTTGCAAAAAATTGTTTGGTCTTCAACTGAACAGCAATTTGCTGTAAATGGTCTCCATGGCTTTGATTGCTTTGTCATTGTAGGAGTAGGAGGAGAAGTAGAAGAGATTGTGGAATAGGATAGTGGGTGTGCATGCCTTAAAAAGAAATCACCATACTTATCTTTAAACTAATGAGAGAAGAGGGTCTTTCTCCAACTACTCTAACCACTCTACTAAACGGGGCAATTTGTTTCCAGTCTCTTTCAACAACATTATCTAAATCTTTGTTCCTTCTTTTGTCACCTGCACACTGTCTTCATGCATAGGTTCTAAATATCTTTTCAATTCATCTCAAGGAGACAAAATTTTAatcattacaaaaaattttaataacttttttcacTACTTGTAGAGGTCCCAAGTTGTATTTGGTGTGATATTACTTTTACATGAGATACTTATTAACACTACATTCATTAATTACAACATATTATCTCAAaatagttataaatttttttgtcactaaattcattacatttttttttttcacttttttcatAATTACTGAGGTGGCTTCTGACACGTTAGACAACAAGATGCGAAATTATATAAGTAATTGTGTATATCTTAACTTATAGATTGGGTGGACCTACTGACACATTCTTGTGTGTAGGTTCGAATTAGCTTGCGTTATGAGTATCAAGACTAATGTCCGAGGTAACGCCCAACTCCATCAACTACTTCTCAATTCATTGTACTAAGACCtaattgttttatatatatatataattaaattaaaatcttAAACCTACTTGCAATATCATTACTTACAAAGCAAGTTAGTTTAGAGTTAGGCTAAGGTTTAGTATATAGTatagggcatcaaaccatcatATTCCCAACATGAATACTCACATGGTATTAAAgctatatttcaacaatttaacatggtattatATCGTAGCTAATGTCTTGATAATCCCTctgttttttggcttttttcgctttttttttttttccccaattgtGATGCTCTCTAGTAGCTTGGCAAATCCTCAACACATGTACCCCCAAGCACCTATACTCCCCAGCACAATTCGTATCACATATTAGGAACAAATGTCACTACTAGAGAGTGCCACATCAGCCCTTGAAACATATTAGCAACCACTGTCACATCAATACACCATATACCATGTCAATAACCTACCATATTGGAACCCATCGATAGTTGATCTCCCCCATTTGGCTGCCCACTACTGACTACCCTTTCATATGTTGTTGCATATACAATGTTCATCGACATTACAACCATTGTCACCTATACCTGCAAACGATGACTTTGAGCCTTGAGGCCACTCTTTCGTGGGTTTTGGTCTCTTTTATGTGTGAGAGTGTAAACATTAATTCACTTAAGGGGTGTGTAAGTAGTCTCTATCGGTCATTGGAATTTCTTAAGATGCGATTGGTCACTTGTTTTAAGATTGGTCTTTCCTAAAGCCCAGTTCTAAGGGTCATTGCAACTTTTGTGgatgaaaatcattttttaggaCTCCCCAAATTAAGGATGGTTAGTAACCGTAAAGGTTTTCCAATCTTTGTTTGCATTAGGAATTCCTCAAAAGTTGGTCAGAAATTCCTAGTGTCTTCCTATATGAGTTCCCCTTTGTCTAGTCAACAACTGTAAGAATCGTCCTTAACTAAGTATTCCCAGAAGATTGGTCAATTTTCCCAAAGAGTTTTTGAACTATAATTTGCATTCAACAGAATTGCCCATAGTTGGTCAAGAATTCTAAGAATATCccaaactatttttttcctaCATTTAGACCTGATGATCCTCCTAACAGAGGTACTTGGGCAAACTTTAAGGAACCAATCCGCCCCCTTCAAGATCATTTAGGATTCCTTGTTATACAGAGACAGTCAAGAGTCCGTAAATATCCATAAGCCCCACAAGATCATTTAGGATACTCCTGTTAAAGAGTCCCTAAATGCCTTCAGCACATGTTTTTTAGGATTCCCTTGTTTAACAGATAAAGAGTCCTTAAAATGCCCCCAAATAAGTTTAATAACTTCCCCTATCAGGCTgttaaattgttttaaaaatactCCTCCCAGTTATATTCCCTAGTGATAACCAAAATCTCCAGTGGTAATAATACCTCTAAGACTTCCATTGTAATATATAGCTAGGttgttcttaaaataaaaattaaaaaaatagatttttttttttttaaattaggatTTCCTTTGTCATACAGTTAGTAACTTAGTAGattttaaacacaaaaagcTCTATATTATTAAATGTTCCCTTGTCATACAATTAATAGATTCTAATAAATATCCCAAATTATTCCTTAGAACTCCCCT
This region includes:
- the LOC126710583 gene encoding probable serine/threonine-protein kinase PBL15; its protein translation is MTKQSKPWRPFTANCCSVEDQTIFCNFSRCRPSRSEFSKDIAPLPSFRRLSFSDLSRSSSTRINEDLALSFGSDLHDFQLSELRAITQNFSSNFLLGEGGFGTVHKGYIDENLRQGLKAQAVAVKLLDIEGLQGHREWLAEVIFLGQLRHPHLVKLIGYCCEDEERLLVYEFMPRGSLENHLFKRISISLPWGTRVKIAIGAAKGLAFLHGAEQPVIYRDFKTSNILLDSDFTAKLSDFGLAKMGPEGSNTHVTTRVMGTYGYAAPEYISTGHLTTKSDVYSFGVVLLELLTGRRSLDKTRPKSEQNLVDWAKPYLTSRRRLRCIIDPRLAGQYSVKGAKEMALLALQCISLNPKDRPKMPGVVETLENLQHYKDMAITCGQWPASSPKSTRNGVSTKVRMESKGGYHRKSTPITPSKKA